The Phlebotomus papatasi isolate M1 unplaced genomic scaffold, Ppap_2.1 HiC_scaffold_116, whole genome shotgun sequence genome contains a region encoding:
- the LOC129808849 gene encoding uncharacterized protein LOC129808849, with the protein MADPQWYRPQPIDILIGGQHYWDLVLDRTIRMGPGLPVLKQSVFGWLVVGEIGPIPAAQVSTQSCCMTTLESIDNTLKRFWEIKDAAGPAERKDEDEQAEKIYQETITRDETGRFIVHLPLTKRVQDLPSNKPNAARQLYFLERKLRASPDLRAKYEGVFAEYQALRIIEKVPKDEIDRKAYYLPYHGVYKESSTTTKLRVVFNASSKSKNGLSLNDTLLTGPLTQPPLIETLWRFRQHQWALTCDITKMYLQFLVTPEQRDYHRFLWRTHKLGEVEEYRFRTLCFGVASSPYLATRSLIQLASEDGDKFPAAQETIRSSFYVDDCLVSADSIEQLQQIKSELIELLAGAGLQLNKWTSNAPSLCGSGQAKDVTANVADNEPVKTLGLLWNLLI; encoded by the coding sequence ATGGCTGATCCTCAGTGGTACCGTCCTCAACCAATAGACATTCTTATTGGGGGCCAGCATTATTGGGATTTGGTCTTGGATCGCACAATTCGCATGGGCCCTGGTCTTCCAGTACTCAAACAGAGCGTATTTGGATGGCTCGTAGTTGGAGAAATCGGACCGATTCCAGCTGCTCAAGTGTCAACTCAAAGTTGTTGCATGACCACACTGGAAAGTATCGACAACACTCTCAAACGTTTCTGGGAAATTAAGGATGCAGCAGGTCCAGCGGAAAGAAAAGATGAAGATGAACAGGCTGAAAAGATCTACCAAGAAACTATTACTCGAGATGAGACAGGGAGATTCATCGTTCATCTGCCCCTTACCAAAAGGGTACAAGACTTGCCTTCAAACAAACCAAATGCGGCAAGACAGCTCTATTTCTTAGAGAGGAAGCTCAGAGCATCTCCAGACTTGAGAGCCAAATATGAGGGAGTTTTTGCTGAGTACCAAGCTTTACGCATTATTGAAAAGGTACCGAAGGATGAGATCGATCGCAAGGCCTATTATTTACCATACCATGGGGTGTACAAGGAGAGTTCCACAACGACGAAATTGAGAGTGGTATTCAACGCCAGCTCCAAGAGCAAGAACGGTCTAAGTCTCAATGATACACTCCTGACCGGGCCACTTACTCAACCGCCATTAATAGAAACACTTTGGAGGTTTCGCCAACATCAATGGGCTTTGACATGCGACATCACCAAGATGTATTTGCAGTTCTTGGTGACACCAGAGCAGAGAGATTACCATAGATTCCTCTGGAGAACTCACAAGTTAGGCGAAGTTGAGGAATATCGATTCCGAACCCTATGTTTCGGTGTTGCGTCATCACCTTATTTGGCCACAAGATCATTGATACAGCTAGCCTCTGAAGATGGAGACAAATTCCCAGCAGCCCAGGAAACAATTCGTTCATCATTCTACGTGGATGACTGTTTGGTATCAGCAGATTCCATAGAACAACTCCAACAAATCAAGAGCGAATTGATAGAGCTTCTGGCTGGTGCTGGCCTACAGCTCAACAAATGGACATCCAACGCGCCCAGTCTTTGCGGTAGCGGGCAAGCCAAAGATGTCACCGCAAATGTAGCTGATAATGAACCAGTGAAGACCCTAGGCCTGCTGTGGAACCTCTTAATCTGA
- the LOC129808848 gene encoding uncharacterized protein LOC129808848, whose translation MVNAKCLMQNLWQLKCDWDEEVPESVLSEWISFLKSLRFIPNIKIPRCISEFTQISKREVHLFTDASKKAYGAAIYIVTENSSGFRSTRLLTAKCRVAPVKVATIPKLELCAAALGSRILKAVCDSLNCHNHYCWTDAMIVLCQIRSPVKREAFVKKRLEDILNNTRAERWHHVPTTHNPADLISRGVTAEQLDESSLWWKGPDWLSKSIEYWPTEPEGHQEGCLLATTAQWPDIRKGTQQSGPLLPEEIQRAEIVLVRLEQQELLVDDIKTLSGPKKTPVSKQLRHLQVFLDDDKVMRVKGRLENANVDENTKQPMILPSGPLAKMILHHEHYRLLHAGPTLIMTEIRRKFWPIFGRRLPRDVYWRCITCNKAKPRPCKQLMGQLPTPRVTLTRPFASTGVDFAGPVLVKASKLRKAPVQKTYLAVFICMAVKAVHIEVVGDLTTEAFLASLRRFSARRGTPNHVYSDNGTNFVGAAHSLGKFLANPANQNALIDATSGNSITWHFIPPRSPHWGGLWEAAVKTLKYHLNRIMGTTVLTYEELTTVTTQIEGVMNSRPLTALPETEADPDALTPAHLLMTKPITNLPDWDLEKVFRLDRWQLTQKLYQDISKRWKREYLVSLQRRSKWDKEYSNLHPGDVVLVLDNASSGASWPIARVVDIHPGRDGRVRLVTIRMKNGTYKRPIHVLAKLPTESEHPETSELAKGDFSLGNVLAPTQS comes from the exons ATGGTGAACGCCAAATGTCTCATGCAGAATCTTTGGCAACTCAAGTGTGATTGGGATGAGGAAGTCCCGGAATCAGTGCTTAGTGAATGGATATCATTTCTCAAATCCTTGAGATTCATTCCCAACATCAAAATTCCGCGGTGTATATCCGAATTCACCCAAATTTCCAAACGGGAAGTGCACTTATTCACCGATGCCAGCAAGAAAGCATATGGCGCAGCCATATACATCGTGACTGAAAACTCTTCAGGATTCCGATCCACCCGGCTTCTGACAGCTAAGTGTCGTGTTGCACCAGTGAAGGTCGCTACAATCCCAAAGCTTGAGCTGTGCGCTGCTGCATTGGGTTCCAGGATCTTGAAAGCTGTGTGCGATTCCTTGAACTGTCACAACCACTACTGCTGGACTGATGCTATGATTGTGTTGTGCCAAATTAGATCACCCGTGAAACGTGAAGCATTTGTTAAGAAGCGCCTGGAAGACATCCTCAACAATACCAGGGCTGAAAGATGGCATCACGTTCCTACCACACACAATCCAGCGGACTTGATTTCAAGGGGAGTCACGGCAGAACAGTTAGATGAATCCTCGCTCTGGTGGAAGGGGCCGGACTGGCTCTCAAAATCCATCGAGTACTGGCCAACCGAACCTGAAGGTCACCAAGAAGGATGCCTACTCGCAACCACGGCTCAATGGCCCGACATAC GGAAAGGTACTCAGCAATCTGGACCGTTACTTCCCGAAGAAATTCAGAGGGCAGAAATTGTACTGGTGAGGCTGGAGCAACAGGAGTTGCTCGTTGATGACATCAAAACATTATCTGGCCCAAAGAAGACACCAGTGAGCAAACAGCTACGTCATCTTCAAGTCTTTTTGGATGACGATAAGGTTATGCGTGTGAAAGGGCGGTTGGAAAATGCGAATGTGGATGAAAATACCAAGCAGCCCATGATCCTCCCCAGTGGACCGCTGGCCAAGATGATTCTACATCATGAGCATTACCGTTTACTGCACGCAGGCCCTACCCTTATCATGACAGAGATTAGACGCAAATTCTGGCCTATCTTTGGAAGACGTTTACCACGAGATGTCTATTGGAGATGTATCACCTGCAACAAAGCCAAACCTCGACCTTGTAAACAGTTGATGGGCCAATTACCGACACCTCGTGTCACCCTGACTCGACCATTTGCCTCCACTGGAGTGGACTTTGCGGGGCCCGTGCTTGTCAAGGCAAGTAAACTTCGAAAAGCACCCGTTCAGAAGACCTATCTGGCAGTATTCATCTGTATGGCAGTGAAGGCCGTGCACATTGAGGTTGTGGGCGACCTCACCACCGAGGCTTTCTTGGCTTCACTTCGCCGATTTTCTGCCAGAAGAGGAACACCCAATCATGTTTACTCCGACAACGGGACAAACTTCGTCGGGGCTGCCCACTCCCTGGGGAAATTTCTTGCAAATCCAGCCAACCAGAATGCCCTCATTGATGCCACCTCCGGAAACTCAATCACTTGGCACTTCATCCCACCTCGCTCTCCGCATTGGGGTGGACTCTGGGAAGCTGCAGTGAAGACGCTGAAGTATCACCTGAATCGCATCATGGGCACAACCGTGCTAACCTATGAAGAGTTGACGACTGTTACCACGCAGATTGAAGGAGTAATGAACAGCCGCCCTCTCACTGCACTCCCGGAAACTGAAGCTGATCCTGATGCTCTCACACCGGCCCATCTACTGATGACAAAACCAATCACCAATCTTCCAGACTGGGACTTGGAGAAGGTGTTCCGACTCGATCGATGGCAACTCACCCAGAAGCTATACCAGGACATCTCCAAGAGGTGGAAACGTGAGTACCTAGTCTCTTTACAACGCAGGTCAAAGTGGGACAAGGAGTACTCAAATTTGCATCCGGGAGATGTGGTGCTCGTGCTTGACAATGCCTCATCCGGGGCGTCATGGCCAATCGCTCGTGTAGTGGATATCCATCCAGGAAGAGACGGCAGGGTCCGCTTGGTCACCATCAGGATGAAAAATGGCACCTACAAGCGCCCCATTCATGTCTTGGCCAAGCTACCTACGGAATCAGAGCATCCGGAGACATCAGAACTGGCAAAGGGTGACTTTTCCCTGGGGAATGTGTTGGCGCCAACACAATCCTGA